From the Fulvia fulva chromosome 2, complete sequence genome, one window contains:
- a CDS encoding Putative sterigmatocystin biosynthesis monooxygenase stcW — protein MPFDTSVLQKVPFEPKHEASSDAARALIPKFLYQDPNDASLPEIKERMCGERRRLRIVVVGAGLTGLAFLHYLFDAIPEGSVDLALYERNEDVGGVWLTTRYPGVRSDIPGPNYQFNWRPHVWTQFYQPGAETRDYLQAVARENGFYRFMHFKHEAVRASWSDETAKWTITLKNHANGLSFDDVADLFVELNGPVSDPKLTVPGIEKFEGEVIHSGAWRDDLDLGGERVALLGYGSSGVQIVPNIINDVSKLYTWFRSKLYLNPPFYGEYSAADGTNFRYTNEQTALLQDRDVYLAYRKEMDGSSNPRFQMMVHGNPMSHKVKELVAGYMREKLAPKSGLADAIIPQDFDMGCRRPTLCHGYLEALPDRKTTVFLEELKHFTAIGFLDNSGAEHEVDLIIAATGYDQDHKPRYPKVVNGEDMGTKWAPDLHPRSYMAVCLEGMPNYFNSSAAYTPVYRSWYQAAEASTQYMVKIIDKMQLEHMVSFRPTPKAVDHFVRHSNAFMQRMIQSGPCSSWYKNKDGRPHMWPGNHSHYMRCYQHLRGEDFEWRYEDEDDVFSWMGNGFDWDANGKEGGDSTWYIEKPGREVSAEEVEKLLGIHGEALPPPNIKSGNDGAKQAAGH, from the exons ATGCCCTTCGACACTTCTGTCCTGCAGAAGGTGCCCTTCGAGCCGAAGCACGAGGCTTCAAGCGACGCTGCAAGGGCTCTGATTCCAAAGTTCCTCTATCAAGACCCCAACGATGCCTCACTTCCAGAGATCAAGGAACGCATGTGTGGTGAACGACGACGGTTAAGGATTGTTGTTGTAGGAGCTGGACTTACCGGCTTGGCCTTCTTGCACTACCTGTTCGACGCAATACCGGAGGGAAGCGTCGATTTGGCTCTTTATGAGCGCAACGAGGATGTTGGTGGTGTG TGGTTGACAACGCGCTATCCTGGTGTACGAAGTGACATTCCTGGTCCTAATTATCAGTTCAACTGGCGGCCGCATGTATGGACACAGTTCTATCAGCCTGGTGCAGAGACGCGAGACTATCTGCAGGCTGTAGCGCGCGAAAATGGCTTCTATCGCTTCATGCACTTTAAGCACGAGGCCGTGCGAGCATCCTGGAGTGATGAGACAGCCAAGTGGACAATCACCCTCAAAAATCATGCCAATGGACTGTCATTTGATGATGTAGCGGACCTCTTCGTCGAACTGAATGGACCAGTCAGCGATCCGAAGCTCACAGTGCCTGGCATTGAGAAGTTTGAGGGCGAGGTCATTCATTCCGGGGCCTGGAGAGACGACCTTGACCTCGGTGGCGAGCGAGTTGCCTTGCTCGGATACGGGTCCTCGGGCGTGCAAATCGTACCGAACATCATCAATGATGTATCCAAGCTGTATACGTGGTTCAGGAGTAAACTGTACTTGAATCCCCCGTTCTACGGAGAATACTCTGCTGCAGATGGTACGAACTTCAGGTACACGAATGAGCAGACAGCTCTATTGCAAGATCGAGATGTGTATCTTGCATATCGAAAGGAAATGGATGGTTCGTCAAACCCCAGATTTCAGATGATGGTACATGGCAACCCAATGTCGCACAAGGTCAAAGAGCTCGTGGCAGGTTACATGAGGGAGAAGCTGGCGCCCAAGTCGGGACTGGCAGACGCGATCATCCCGCAGGACTTCGATATGGGATGCAGACGTCCGACCTTATGTCATG GCTACCTCGAAGCACTTCCCGACCGCAAGACTACCGTCTTCCTCGAGGAACTCAAGCACTTCACAGCCATAGGCTTCCTCGACAATTCCGGCGCCGAGCACGAAGTCGACCTCATCATCGCAGCAACAGGCTACGACCAAGACCACAAGCCTCGCTATCCGAAAGTGGTCAATGGCGAAGACATGGGCACGAAATGGGCACCAGACCTACATCCGCGATCATACATGGCAGTCTGCCTAGAAGGCATGCCGAACTACTTCAACTCTAGCGCGGCATACACCCCCGTCTACCGTAGCTGGTACCAAGCCGCTGAAGCATCAACGCAATACATGGTCAAGATTATCGACAAAATGCAACTTGAGCATATGGTCAGTTTCCGGCCCACTCCCAAAGCTGTAGACCATTTCGTGAGGCACTCCAACGCCTTCATGCAGCGTATGATCCAAAGTGGACCTTGCTCAAGCTGGTATAAGAACAAAGACGGGAGACCGCACATGTGGCCGGGCAATCACAGTCACTATATGCGATGTTACCAGCATCTTCGTGGTGAGGATTTTGAGTGGAGGTATGAAGATGAGGACGATGTGTTCTCTTGGATGGGAAATGGGTTCGATTGGGACGCGAATGGGAAGGAAGGTGGTGATTCGACTTGGTATATCGAGAAGCCTGGGAGAGAGGTCAGCGCTGAGGAAGTTGAAAAGCTGCTGGGTATTCACGGAGAGGCTTTGCCGCCGCCCAACATCAAGAGCGGGAACGATGGGGCGAAGCAAGCGGCGGGGCATTAA